ATTGAAGAAGGTACCCACTTTCTCCTGCGGAAAAATATTAGCAGCCATCCATTTACATGGACCACACCAAGTCGTAAAAGCATCAACGAAAATATGTTTGTTCTTTTTTTTAGCTTTTTCTTTAACCTTCGCCCAAGTCGTATTGTGCTCAAATGTTATTCCGGGTTCCTGAGCAACGGCCAAGAAGGGAATAGTGAATAATAATAAAAGTAGTTTTTTCATAATCAGTGTTTATAAACCAAGTATTCTAATAATACTAAGTTAATTATTTAAATGAAAAAGTCCCGATATTGTTCGGGACTTTTTAGGTTTTTTAATTAAGATTAAATTCCTAGCTGTTTTTGCATATTTTTATCCAAAGCCTTTTTGTGAAGCATTAAAGAAATGGTCTTGTATCTTACAAACTCTTTTGTAGCATACATGTAGCCTTGATAGTCATTGGATACTCCCCATGAGTTTTTCACGATATAATATTCCTTTCCAGTCTGGTCTTTTACGATTCCTACGATATGCATACCATGGTCATCAGTGGTCTCATAGTTGTCAAATGCCTCTTGTCTTTGTTCAGCAGTGACTTTAGCCTCTGGTTTTGGACCATTGAACAATACATCAATTTCTTCTTTCGTCATTTTTTCAATTGGTTTTTCTGGAACAAATGCAACTCCATTTTTCCAACTGAAGCTTTTTTCAGAAACGTCGGTTGCCCATGCTACTGTAAATCCTTTTTCTAGTGCGTGGTCAATAATATCTGTCAGATCATTGATCTTTACATTATAGAAGCTCTCAAATGACCAGTTGTCTGGAATCAAAAGCACAAATGGTTTATAGTATGCATGCTCCTCAAACGAAGAGATTCCTACATAATCATCTGGATTGATACCGATCACTTGATCAGCGAAAGTTCTTGGAGTATAAGTTTTGCCTTTGTATTCGAATGATTCTGGAACTTCACCTAAGTATGAATCCATAGCGCCGGTGAATGCTTTAAGCCAATTTTTGGTTGGTTTCTTGCTCTCGGCTACACTTTCAGTAATAGATTGCAAAATTGGGCTCATCTCGCTGAAATTATTCCTTGTCTGACCTTCCGGTAACCCAGTATAAACTTCATAAGGAACAGCACCATATTTCCTGAATATGGTCAATACATCATGTAATTGTCCGCCATCACCCTGCGCTTGCTTACCGTGCAGGCGTACGAAGTTCTTTGCTTTCTCAACATACGTGTTGCGTGCCGTATAAATCTGTGAAATCTCAACTGGCTGTTTGCCCATACGAATCATCTCTGATTCCAAAAAAGAGTTTCCTGAATATGACCAGCAAGTCCCTGATGACCCTTGGTCCTTGATTGAAGTCTTCCCTAAATTGATAACTTCTGTAAATTTGAATCCCTCTTTGCTGTTGTCGCTGGCATTGCCTTTTAGGGAGTTTATTAGGTTGTCTTGAGCTTGAACCTGTGTTGCTGCAAAGAATGCCGCAGCAATTAGAATAGATTTACTCCAATTCATATGATTTGTTTATTTTTTTTAATTGTGCACGAATTTATCAATTTATAATCTCGCACAAAGGCGGTTTGTGTAAAATTATTAGCACAAAAAAAAGAGGCCTCAACTTGAGACCTCAAAAATTTTTTGAAATTAAGCTTTGTCAAAATCCTGTTTCTTCGGAAATACCAAAGATGCGATGATACTCAAGGCCAGAATACCTACAATGACAATCAATGAGTGTGTAGTGGTGAAGCCCCAGTCTTTCAAATAACTGTGCAACAACATCTTTAATCCTATGAAAATTAATAGGAAAGCTAATCCAACTTTCAAATAATGGAATTTGTGGATAATATTGATCAATAAGAAGAACATCGACCTTAATCCCAAAATCGCAAAGATATTGGAGAAAAATACAATGTATGGGTCTTTAGTGATTGAAAATATCGCTGGAATAGAGTCTACCGCGAAAATTAAATCTGTAAACTCAATTACTAATAATACCAAGAATAATGGAGTCATGTATTTTTCACCATTCTCAATATGGAAAAATCTTCCTTGGTCAAGCTTATGGGTTACTTTAAAATGCTTGGAAGCAAACTTAACAACGGGATGGTTTTCAGGATCAACTTCTTCCTCCTTGTTGCGGTTTATGTACATGTTAAATCCTGTATACACTAAGAATGCTCCGAATACATAAAGAATCCAACCAAACTTCGTAATTAGGGCTGCACCAACGAAGATAAAGATACAACGCATGATGATAGCTCCAAGGATACCCCAAACCAACACTTTGTGATAGTATTTCTCAGGAATACCAAATGAGCTGAATAAAAGTACCATGACAAAGATATTATCCACAGAAAGCGCATATTCAACAACGTAACCTGTCAAATACTCAATGGTTAAGTTTTTGTTGTAAATCTGTAAACTGGCGGCAAGATCATTTTCATTAATGGTAATATTATGAAAATGCTTGGCGACGACTTCTTTGAGCCGAGCAATATCATGTACATTATGAAGTTCGTTTCCCCAATAATATAGCAAGAGAGCAAATAAAAGGGCAAAAGTTACCCATATTGCACTCATGATCGCGGCAACTTTTAAAGATACTGGTTTGTCACTTTTAGAAAATAGACCCAAATCTATTGCTAGCATCAGAATTATAAATATTATAAATCCGATCATAAAAAGTGCTTCGTGGCTCATGTTTTATTTTTTTCTTTCTGTAGTGTAACGTACTAATTGTTCTAATCCCTTTTTATACTCTCCCCCGTTAGGAATGGTATCTAATATATCAAATGCTTCTTGTTGATATTTCAGCATTTGCTCCGTAGCATAATCCAATCCGCCATTTATTTTGACGAAGTTGATAACCTCTGCTACTTTTTGTGAATCCTCGTTATGATTTTTAACAAGGTTGATAATCTTTCTTTTCTGACTCTTATCAACGATAGATAACGCATGGATCAATGGCAATGTCATCTTCTTTTCTTTGATGTCATTGCCTACTGGCTTGCCTACATCATCCAGACCAAAATCAAAAAGATCATCTTTAATCTGAAAAGCAATCCCCACTTTTTCACCAAACAACCTCAGTTTCTCAATAGTTTCCTGATCTGCACCTGCAGATGATGCTCCAATAGCACAACAAGAGGCTATCAAAGAAGCTGTCTTTTTCCGGATAATATCGTAGTAGATAGATTCTTCAATATCTAAATGCCTAGCTTTTTCTATTTGCAATAGCTCACCTTCACTCATCTGTTCAACCGCCTCAGATGCCAATCGCAATAAGTCATGCTCATTGTTTTTTACCGATAGAAGCAAACCCTTCGATAACAAAAAATCGCCTACCAAAACTGCAACCTTGTTTTTCCATAATGCATTGATGGAAAAGAAACCACGGCGCTCATTCGCATTGTCTACAACATCGTCATGAACCAAAGAGGCAGTATGCAATAATTCAACTAATGATGCTCCATGGTAGGTAGATTCAGTAATGGCTCCAGAAACTCCAGCTGAAAAGAAAACAAACATAGGACGCATCTGTTTTCCTTTTTGCTTAATTATATAGCGGGTAATACGATCTAATAAGGGGGCTGAACTCTGCATAGAAGCCTTGAATGTCTTTTCAAAGCGCTTGAGATGTTCTTTTATAGGCAGCTGTATTTCGTCTAATGTTAACATGTATTGGGTATAAGACCGTTAGTCCAATCTGAATCGCAATAAAAATACTAAAATTATGCTTTAGAAGCTAAGGTATTTTCAAGGTCTTGATACCATTTTTCCCCATATTCACGAATTAAGGGGTCTTTCAGAAATTTATAGACTGGAATTTTCAATTCTTGACCAAAACTGCATGCATCTTTACAGATATACCAGCGATCATAATGTAAAACATCAAACTCAGGATAATGCGTAGCTCGGATAGGATAGAGGTGACATGAAATCGGCTTCTTCCATTGAACATCGCCCATCTCATAGGCTTTTTCAATCCCACACTTGGTAATCCCATTTTCCCATGTCACATAGGCACATTCTTTATTCCCGTCAACACATGTCGTGGTTAGGTCCCCGTCTGCGTCAACGACCGAAGTACCCTGAGCCTCAATAGCCTTTATTCCAGCATCAGTCAAATATGGCTTTACCTTTGGATAGATATCAGCCAAAACCTTGGTCTCAGACTCAGTCAATGGAGCTCCAGCATCACCCTCAATGCAACAAATTCCCTTGCATTTACTCAAATTACATACAAAGTCATTGTTGATGATATCCTCATGAACAAGGACATTTCCTACTTCTATCATTTTTTATTTTGAATAACTAACTCGTTTCCCTAATGGGTATTTAAGGCCGTCGGCACTAACTAAATCCATCGTTACCGAACCAATTAAGATGTCAACCTGAGCCTTAACAGGAATACGATTGCCATCATTGGTAACCCAAAGATACAAACGACTATTCTTTTTAAAGATTCTTCCAGGAGAAATTTCTGGACTTAACTTGATACACTCCAATTCACCCAACACAGATTTTACCTTCTCAACACCAATATATTCTACGCCTAATTGTGCAACCTCATCATTTAAGAAATATGTAATCTTAAATTTATCCCCAGATTTTAAACCTGAAAAATCTAGGTTCCTAGAAAAATAATAGGCAGAAACTAAATCAAAGGTTTGCGCAGTAGGACTCTTAAAAGTTCCTTTCTTCCCCTTTACCTGTTTGATCTTATGATCAAAAGTCGCATATTCTACACGGCGATAATTGTTCTCGCGAATATTCTCCGTATATAAAATCGGCAAAAAATTTGATTGATCAATATATGAATCATACTGATTTTTAACGGTATAAAATTTTGAAAAGGCCCCAGAGGTCTGCCCAAAAGCAGATAAATGGATAGCATCGTTTACACCAAAACTATATTTGGACTTCTGTACAGAAAGAGTGCCTGTCGCAGCAG
The Sphingobacterium daejeonense genome window above contains:
- a CDS encoding polyprenyl synthetase family protein, translated to MLTLDEIQLPIKEHLKRFEKTFKASMQSSAPLLDRITRYIIKQKGKQMRPMFVFFSAGVSGAITESTYHGASLVELLHTASLVHDDVVDNANERRGFFSINALWKNKVAVLVGDFLLSKGLLLSVKNNEHDLLRLASEAVEQMSEGELLQIEKARHLDIEESIYYDIIRKKTASLIASCCAIGASSAGADQETIEKLRLFGEKVGIAFQIKDDLFDFGLDDVGKPVGNDIKEKKMTLPLIHALSIVDKSQKRKIINLVKNHNEDSQKVAEVINFVKINGGLDYATEQMLKYQQEAFDILDTIPNGGEYKKGLEQLVRYTTERKK
- a CDS encoding TerC/Alx family metal homeostasis membrane protein; this translates as MSHEALFMIGFIIFIILMLAIDLGLFSKSDKPVSLKVAAIMSAIWVTFALLFALLLYYWGNELHNVHDIARLKEVVAKHFHNITINENDLAASLQIYNKNLTIEYLTGYVVEYALSVDNIFVMVLLFSSFGIPEKYYHKVLVWGILGAIIMRCIFIFVGAALITKFGWILYVFGAFLVYTGFNMYINRNKEEEVDPENHPVVKFASKHFKVTHKLDQGRFFHIENGEKYMTPLFLVLLVIEFTDLIFAVDSIPAIFSITKDPYIVFFSNIFAILGLRSMFFLLINIIHKFHYLKVGLAFLLIFIGLKMLLHSYLKDWGFTTTHSLIVIVGILALSIIASLVFPKKQDFDKA
- a CDS encoding aminopeptidase C, with the translated sequence MNWSKSILIAAAFFAATQVQAQDNLINSLKGNASDNSKEGFKFTEVINLGKTSIKDQGSSGTCWSYSGNSFLESEMIRMGKQPVEISQIYTARNTYVEKAKNFVRLHGKQAQGDGGQLHDVLTIFRKYGAVPYEVYTGLPEGQTRNNFSEMSPILQSITESVAESKKPTKNWLKAFTGAMDSYLGEVPESFEYKGKTYTPRTFADQVIGINPDDYVGISSFEEHAYYKPFVLLIPDNWSFESFYNVKINDLTDIIDHALEKGFTVAWATDVSEKSFSWKNGVAFVPEKPIEKMTKEEIDVLFNGPKPEAKVTAEQRQEAFDNYETTDDHGMHIVGIVKDQTGKEYYIVKNSWGVSNDYQGYMYATKEFVRYKTISLMLHKKALDKNMQKQLGI
- a CDS encoding DUF3109 family protein, with protein sequence MIEVGNVLVHEDIINNDFVCNLSKCKGICCIEGDAGAPLTESETKVLADIYPKVKPYLTDAGIKAIEAQGTSVVDADGDLTTTCVDGNKECAYVTWENGITKCGIEKAYEMGDVQWKKPISCHLYPIRATHYPEFDVLHYDRWYICKDACSFGQELKIPVYKFLKDPLIREYGEKWYQDLENTLASKA
- a CDS encoding DUF3108 domain-containing protein, which encodes MKRIISFILLSIMLTTVGFAQTLPYLKDPTFQPGEVLKYKLRYGFISAATGTLSVQKSKYSFGVNDAIHLSAFGQTSGAFSKFYTVKNQYDSYIDQSNFLPILYTENIRENNYRRVEYATFDHKIKQVKGKKGTFKSPTAQTFDLVSAYYFSRNLDFSGLKSGDKFKITYFLNDEVAQLGVEYIGVEKVKSVLGELECIKLSPEISPGRIFKKNSRLYLWVTNDGNRIPVKAQVDILIGSVTMDLVSADGLKYPLGKRVSYSK